One genomic segment of Thioclava sp. GXIMD2076 includes these proteins:
- a CDS encoding TRAP transporter permease has translation MAELHNPLASRFPPGRTGRFLFWLAVAFSLYQISIAAHIIDLPSQVMRAVHVGFLMALGFPLLALGRGWGAPLRGLCWLLAAAGVAVAAYQWVEYTPLLMRAGDPLPADLVFGCMAVLTVFIAAWMLMGPALPVICGLFMAYALFGQHLPSPFNHRGYAFEQVVEQIAYGTEGIYGIPTYISATYIFLFILFGSFLEKAGMIKLFTDVSLGLVGHRMGGAAKVSVLSSGLMGTISGSGVANVVTTGQFTIPLMKRFGYRAAFAGGVEATASMGGQIMPPVMGAVAFIMAETLGVQYVEVVKAALVPAILYFAGAFWMVHLEAGKRDLRGLSPEEMPSARKALKEGWYLILPLAVLVWLLFSGYTPLFAGTIGLALTGMLILGAAIAMGMGSTGIRVIFWIVLGLAASAFFSFGIHALLLVLAVLIAACAAFKGGRETLAVCRDSLADGAKTALPVGIACALVGVIIGVMTLTGAANTFGQFIVSVGQNSLFLSLVLTMITCIILGMGIPTIPNYIITSSIAGPALLDLGVPLIVSHMFVFYFGILADLTPPVALACFAASPIAKESGLKISFEAIKVAAAGFVVPFMAVYTPALMLQDGGALAGTIGYWPAVAYIVLKALIALALWGACVIGWLGRRLALWERLIAVAAAFTLVAALPVTDEAGFALAALFGLLLWRRKAPVSA, from the coding sequence ATGGCCGAATTGCATAACCCGCTGGCGTCTCGCTTTCCGCCGGGGCGGACGGGGCGTTTCCTTTTCTGGCTGGCGGTGGCCTTCTCGCTCTACCAGATCTCCATCGCGGCCCATATCATCGACCTGCCGAGCCAGGTGATGCGGGCGGTGCATGTGGGCTTCCTGATGGCGCTCGGATTTCCGCTTCTGGCGCTCGGGCGCGGCTGGGGTGCACCGCTGCGCGGGCTCTGCTGGCTTCTTGCCGCAGCCGGTGTTGCGGTCGCAGCCTATCAATGGGTCGAATATACGCCGCTCCTCATGCGCGCGGGCGATCCCCTGCCCGCCGATCTCGTCTTCGGCTGCATGGCGGTGCTTACCGTTTTCATTGCCGCATGGATGCTGATGGGACCGGCCCTGCCGGTCATCTGCGGGCTCTTTATGGCCTATGCGCTGTTCGGCCAGCATCTGCCTTCGCCCTTCAACCATCGCGGCTATGCCTTCGAGCAGGTGGTCGAGCAGATCGCCTATGGCACCGAAGGGATCTACGGCATCCCCACCTATATCTCTGCGACTTATATCTTCCTTTTCATCCTCTTTGGTTCGTTCCTTGAAAAAGCGGGCATGATCAAACTCTTCACCGATGTCTCTCTGGGGCTGGTTGGCCACAGGATGGGAGGCGCGGCCAAGGTCTCGGTGCTGTCCTCGGGGCTCATGGGCACGATCTCGGGCTCGGGCGTTGCCAATGTGGTGACCACTGGCCAGTTCACCATCCCGCTGATGAAGCGCTTCGGCTACCGTGCGGCCTTTGCCGGAGGCGTCGAGGCCACCGCTTCGATGGGCGGGCAGATCATGCCACCGGTCATGGGCGCTGTGGCCTTCATCATGGCCGAGACGCTCGGCGTGCAATATGTCGAGGTCGTCAAGGCCGCGCTGGTGCCTGCCATCCTCTATTTTGCAGGAGCATTCTGGATGGTCCATCTGGAGGCCGGAAAGCGCGACCTGCGCGGCCTCTCGCCCGAGGAGATGCCCTCGGCCCGCAAGGCGCTGAAAGAGGGCTGGTATCTGATCCTTCCGCTCGCCGTTCTGGTGTGGCTGCTCTTCTCGGGCTACACGCCGTTATTTGCGGGCACCATCGGGCTTGCGCTGACCGGTATGCTGATCCTCGGCGCGGCCATCGCCATGGGCATGGGGTCAACGGGGATCCGGGTGATTTTCTGGATCGTGCTCGGGCTTGCGGCCTCGGCCTTCTTCAGCTTCGGGATCCATGCGCTCCTGCTGGTTCTGGCGGTGCTGATCGCGGCCTGCGCGGCCTTCAAGGGCGGGCGCGAAACGCTGGCGGTCTGTCGCGACAGCCTCGCCGACGGGGCCAAGACCGCCCTGCCCGTTGGCATCGCCTGTGCGCTGGTCGGGGTTATCATCGGGGTGATGACCCTGACGGGGGCAGCCAATACCTTCGGCCAGTTCATCGTTTCGGTCGGCCAGAACAGCCTCTTCCTCAGCCTCGTGCTGACCATGATCACCTGTATCATCCTCGGGATGGGCATACCGACAATCCCCAATTATATCATCACCTCCTCGATCGCCGGCCCCGCGCTCCTCGATCTGGGCGTGCCGCTGATCGTGAGCCATATGTTCGTCTTCTATTTCGGCATTCTGGCCGATCTGACGCCGCCGGTCGCGCTGGCCTGTTTTGCCGCCTCGCCAATTGCCAAGGAAAGCGGGCTGAAGATCAGCTTCGAGGCGATCAAGGTGGCGGCTGCGGGCTTCGTGGTGCCGTTCATGGCCGTCTATACGCCCGCGCTGATGCTGCAGGATGGCGGTGCGCTGGCGGGAACCATCGGCTACTGGCCCGCGGTCGCCTATATCGTGCTCAAGGCGCTGATCGCGC